Proteins encoded within one genomic window of Companilactobacillus sp.:
- a CDS encoding gluconeogenesis factor YvcK family protein produces MAANRIVRVVKGRRPKVVVIGGGTGLPVILNSLRKEDANITAIVTVADDGGSSGIIRNYINVVPPGDIRNVLASLSDLPNEELEVFQHRFKSDDDFFSGHALGNLIIAALSEMSPNIFDAVQTLSKMMRIDGNVFPASTTKLTLNAEFTDGTTLAGEHEITHSGKHVKRVWVTNSDEPEKEPETVLPVLAAIMQADVVVLGPGSLFTSILPNLMIKQIGEAVKETPAEVVYICNIMTQIGETEGFTDADHVKVLDRHLGGNYVDTVLVNTRKVPDGFVNHKKYDEYINQVEPDFKTLREMGCRVIQDDFLKLRDNGAFHDGDKIAHEILNLAFQSGNRKNEVR; encoded by the coding sequence ATGGCAGCAAATAGGATAGTTCGAGTTGTTAAAGGACGTCGTCCAAAGGTTGTTGTTATAGGTGGGGGAACTGGTTTACCAGTTATTTTAAACAGTTTAAGAAAAGAAGATGCTAACATCACGGCGATTGTTACCGTTGCTGATGATGGCGGTTCATCTGGTATTATTCGAAATTATATCAACGTTGTACCACCAGGGGATATTCGAAACGTTTTGGCTTCGCTGTCTGATCTTCCTAATGAAGAATTAGAAGTGTTCCAACATCGTTTTAAGAGTGATGACGACTTTTTCTCAGGGCATGCTTTAGGCAATTTGATCATTGCGGCTTTGAGCGAAATGTCGCCTAATATTTTTGATGCGGTTCAGACTTTATCAAAAATGATGAGAATCGATGGTAATGTCTTTCCAGCTTCAACGACTAAATTGACGTTGAATGCAGAATTCACTGATGGCACTACATTGGCCGGGGAACATGAAATTACTCACTCAGGTAAACACGTTAAGCGTGTTTGGGTAACTAATTCTGACGAACCTGAAAAGGAGCCAGAGACGGTTTTACCAGTCTTGGCAGCAATCATGCAAGCTGATGTGGTGGTATTGGGACCTGGTAGTTTGTTTACCAGTATTTTGCCAAACTTGATGATCAAACAAATTGGTGAAGCAGTCAAAGAAACGCCGGCAGAGGTCGTATACATTTGCAATATTATGACGCAGATCGGCGAAACTGAAGGATTTACCGATGCAGATCACGTGAAGGTCCTTGACCGCCACTTAGGTGGAAATTACGTTGATACTGTTTTGGTGAATACTCGTAAAGTTCCAGATGGATTCGTTAACCACAAAAAATACGACGAGTACATCAACCAAGTAGAACCAGACTTCAAGACATTGAGAGAAATGGGATGTCGCGTGATCCAAGACGACTTCTTGAAGTTAAGAGACAATGGAGCCTTTCATGATGGCGATAAGATCGCTCATG